The Megalobrama amblycephala isolate DHTTF-2021 linkage group LG7, ASM1881202v1, whole genome shotgun sequence genome window below encodes:
- the LOC125271162 gene encoding microfibril-associated glycoprotein 4-like, with protein sequence MALVVFLAVLLSVVLANGCSTDENTPVDCSDLYKAGQTVSGIYSIYPTGGAPVWVYCDMISDGKDEDKGGWTVFQRRMDGSVNFYRPWNQYKRGFGNVESEYWLGLENMYQLSRNRKYMLRVDLEDFTGKKGFAQYSSFSVDCETDGYKLLVSGFSNGGAGDSLTYHNGMKFSTFDKDQDTWPNNCAKSFLGAFWYNNCHHANPNGVYLWGEDPTISGIGNVWYHYKNSNAVGLKSISMKIKRVS encoded by the exons ATGGCA TTGGTGGTGTTTCTAGCGGTTCTTCTCTCTGTTGTTCTGGCGAACGGATGCAGTACTGATGAAAACACGCCGGTCGACTGTTCTGACCTTTATAAAGCAGGACAAACAGTCAGTGGGATTTACTCCATCTATCCAACTGGTGGCGCTCCTGTCTGGGTTTACTGTGACATGATCTCAGATGGGAAAGATGAAGATAAAGGAGGATGGACG GTGTTTCAGAGGAGAATGGACGGCAGTGTGAATTTCTATCGGCCGTGGAATCAGTACAAGAGAGGATTTGGGAATGTGGAGAGCGAATACTGGCTGG ggCTGGAGAACATGTACCAGCTGTCACGTAACAGGAAGTACATGCTGAGAGTGGATCTGGAGGACTTCACTGGAAAGAAAGGTTTTGCTCAGTACTCGTCCTTCTCTGTGGATTGTGAAACTGACGGGTATAAACTGCTTGTTTCAGGGTTCAGTAATGGAGGAGCAG GTGACTCTTTGACCTACCACAATGGTATGAAGTTCTCCACCTTTGACAAAGACCAAGACACCTGGCCTAATAACTGTGCAAAATCGTTTCTCGGGGCATTTTGGTACAATAACTGTCACCATGCAAACCCCAACGGTGTGTATTTATGGGGAGAAGATCCCACCATTTCGGGCATTGGAAATGTTTGGTACCACTATAAGAACAGTAATGCTGTTGGTTTAAAATCCATCAGCATGAAGATCAAACGTGTGTCTTAG
- the LOC125271138 gene encoding uncharacterized protein LOC125271138, with protein sequence MRNEFKAANHCLYTRRQHHCDEMDVSFVLFTSSRRVTLREEDMMVENISKIFQVSSQSLYLTDDANVAVFPRADGHFSSLDLRDKAHYEVHGSGAVPNTSGNAAASGPPPSSSSQFRFSRPGISASPSLPPRAQSLKYFTKTVSLGEFQSGKLVTSRMVVVRFTEQEASVPILTAKVKDALGTNDPVILTDHNGIEILDSEGTRGSFYWKQNSRKIMAVLEADFQAMQQKRRRISRRDDEGGMDSVLEKIEEVVLAAQGLSEVTTAIHELSDLVQNRKTTLVLTEEQSRNVRDVFTCLVCRGIMEDPVFAACCESLVGCRSCTTLWLQNSSQCLKCRTEDFSTNMHRVTGFTELVNVVRGLACE encoded by the exons ATGCGCAATGAATTTAAGGCCGCTAACCATTGTTTGTACACTCGGAGGCAACATCATTGCGACGAAATGGATGTATCATTTGTTCTTTTCACTTCGTCTAGAAGGGTAACATTGAGAGAGGAAGACATGATGGttgaaaacatttctaaaatatttcaG GTATCCAGCCAGAGCCTGTACCTCACTGATGATGCTAATGTGGCAGTGTTCCCCAGAGCAGATGGCCACTTCAGTTCATTAGATCTCAGGGACAAGGCCCACTATGAGGTACATGGGTCTGGGGCTGTACCCAACACAAGTGGTAATGCTGCTGCCTCTGGGCCACCTCCATCCTCAAGCAGCCAGTTTCGCTTCTCCAGGCCTGGTATCTCAGCGAGTCCCTCACTGCCACCCAGGGCCCAATCCCTGAAATACTTTACAAA GACAGTCAGCCTGGGAGAGTTTCAAAGTGGGAAGCTTGTCACCAGCAGAATGGTGGTGGTAAGATTCACAGAGCAGGAGGCCAGTGTCCCAATTTTGACCGCAAAAGTGAAAGATGCCCTAGGAACCAATGACCCAGTCATTTTGACAGACCACAATGGGATTGAAATATTAGACTCCGAAGGAACAAGAG GGTCCTTTTACTGGAAGCAAAACTCAAGAAAAATCATGGCTGTACTGGAGGCTGATTTCCAAGCTATGCAACAAAAGAGGCGGAGAATCTC ACGCAGAGATGATGAAGGGGGAATGGACAGTGTATTGGAGAAGATCGAGGAGGTTGTCCTGGCTGCTCAGGGTTTATCTGAGGTGACCACTGCCATCCATGAACTGTCTGACCTGGTCCAAAACAGGAAGACAACATTGGTACTGACTGAAGAACAGTCCAGGAATGTGAGGGATGTCTTCACTTGTCTAGTTTGCAGAG GAATCATGGAAGATCCGGTTTTTGCAGCCTGCTGCGAAAGCTTAGTTGGTTGCAGATCCTGCACAACTTTGTGGCTCCAAAATTcttcacagtgtctgaaatgtCGAACGGAAGATTTTTCCACCAACATGCATAGAGTCACTGGCTTTACTGAACTAGTGAATGTAGTTAGAGGATTGGCATGCGAGTAA
- the LOC125271135 gene encoding uncharacterized protein LOC125271135: MASLESYMPVIYDMFVNGVTYREMSERLREMGVQRGNSEISIRRQLAKHNLRRKGHSSDSDLEIAVSRAIHQTGSTYGRKMMTGFLSSVGVRAGECRIGRVLRAAHAPYHEERRKGTRNFNPNPYTAEYMGHKLHMDQNEKLVMFGVTHVIAVDGYSKKIVANAIMPTKNNLAIYDAVYRPAVTHYGMWDQLRVDHGKEFYLSLYMQERLSEYRHNQQRAPYLQTQSTRNHTVERMWPEINNRVNYPLKEALIQLQDQEAIDMEDSLTRFCTSNLTGQMCQIGINRFVHSWNAHRIPGRGIPNQLAGTGTPRKITADLLPDATVAADMYDRDMGSSLTRISSFGSDPFLSEADKVRVEQHFSQYYPDLAVVFDNVANYNYVPFKQALIYLINVTKRFS, encoded by the exons ATGGCATCACTCGAGTCATACATGCCAGTAATATATGATATGTTTGTGAATGGAGTGACATATAGGGAGATGTCTGAAAGGCTGCGAGAAATGGGTGTCCAGCGGGGAAACTCTGAGATCAGTATCCGGAGACAACTTGCCAAACACAATTTGCGGAGAAAAGGACACTCTTCTGATTCAGACCTTGAAATTGCAGTCTCTCGAGCAATACATCAg ACTGGATCAACTTATGGTCGTAAAATGATGACAGGCTTCCTGTCATCAGTTGGAGTACGTGCAGGAGAATGCCGAATCGGACGTGTTCTGAGAGCAGCCCATGCCCCATACCACGAAGAACGGCGTAAA GGTACCCGTAACTTTAACCCAAACCCATATACTGCAGAATACATGGGACACAAGCTACACATGGACCAAAACGAAAAATTGGTCATGTTTGGAGTGACTCATGTAATTGCTGTGGATGGATACAGCAAGAAAATTGTTGCAAATGCAATTATGCCTACCAAAAACAATCTAGCCATCTATGATGCTGTGTACAG ACCTGCAGTAACACATTATGGAATGTGGGATCAACTTCGTGTGGATCATGGCAAAGAATTTTACCTCAGTCTGTACATGCAAGAGAGGCTGTCAGAATATAGACACAACCAGCAAAGAGCACCATACCTCCAAACTCAGTCAACAAGG aaTCACACAGTGGAAAGGATGTGGCCAGAAATCAACAACCGGGTAAATTACCCACTAAAAGAGGCCCTCATACAACTACAAGATCAGGAAGCAATAGATATGGAGGACAGCCTGACAAGGTTCTGCACATCCAATCTGACTGGCCAAATGTGCCAGATTGGAATAAATAGATTTGTGCATTCATGGAATGCTCACAGGATCCCAG GGAGAGGGATACCAAATCAGCTGGCTGGGACAGGAACACCGAGAAAAATCACAGCAGATCTTCTACCAGATGCCACGGTAGCAGCTGACATGTATGACAGGGACATGGGATCATCCCTCaccagaatatcttctttcggAAGTGACCCCTTTCTGTCTGAGGCAGACAAAGTGAGAGTAGAGCAGCACTTTTCACAGTATTACCCAGACCTTGCAGTTGTTTTTGACAATGTTGCCAATTACAACTATGTCCCATTCAAACAGGCTTTGATCTACCTCATTAATGTAACAAAGAGATTTTCCTAA
- the LOC125271167 gene encoding microfibril-associated glycoprotein 4-like translates to MTMMVFLAVLLSVVLVSGCSTDENTPVDCSDLYKAGQTVSGIYSIYPGSGFPVWVYCDMISGGKDEDNGGWTVIQRRMDGSINFYRPWNQYKRGFGNVESEYWLGLENMYQLTRNRKYMLRVDLEDFTGRKGFAQYSSFSVDCETDGYKLHVSGFKDGGAGDSLSVHNDQKFSTFDKDQDPSEKNCAKLYLGAFWYAACHYTNPNGVYLWGEDDTHYAIGNVWLTWRNSHAVTMKSISMKIKRVS, encoded by the exons ATGACA ATGATGGTGTTTCTAGCAGTTCTTCTCTCTGTTGTTCTGGTGAGCGGATGCAGTACTGATGAAAACACGCCGGTCGACTGTTCTGACCTTTATAAAGCAGGACAAACAGTTAGTGGGATTTACTCCATCTATCCAGGGAGTGGCTTTCCTGTCTGGGTTTACTGTGACATGATCTCAGGTGGGAAAGATGAAGACAACGGAGGATGGACG GTGATTCAGAGGAGAATGGACGGCAGTATTAATTTCTATCGGCCGTGGAATCAGTACAAGAGAGGATTTGGGAATGTGGAGAGCGAATACTGGCTGG ggCTGGAGAACATGTACCAGCTGACACGTAACAGGAAGTACATGCTGAGAGTGGATCTGGAGGACTTCACCGGAAGGAAAGGTTTTGCTCAATACTCGTCCTTCTCTGTGGATTGTGAAACTGACGGGTATAAACTACATGTTTCAGGGTTCAAGGATGGAGGAGCAG GCGACTCTTTATCTGTTCATAATGATCAGAAGTTCTCCACTTTTGACAAAGATCAAGACCCCTCTGAGAAGAATTGTGCCAAACTGTATCTCGGGGCATTTTGGTACGCAGCCTGTCACTATACAAACCCCAACGGTGTGTATTTATGGGGAGAAGATGATACTCATTACGCCATTGGAAATGTTTGGCTCACCTGGAGGAACAGTCACGCTGTCACTATGAAATCCATCAGCATGAAGATCAAACGTGTGTCTTAG